A stretch of Bradyrhizobium sp. AZCC 2262 DNA encodes these proteins:
- a CDS encoding YccF domain-containing protein: MSPVSLLLNIIWIVLGGAWMAFGWLVAAVIMAITIIGIPWARAAFNIAAYTLFPFGFTAVSRDLYTGQEDIGTGPLGVIGNIIWLVLAGWWLALGHVITAVVLAVTIIGIPFAWAHLKLAGIALWPIGKIIVPTA; the protein is encoded by the coding sequence ATGTCACCGGTCTCGCTGCTGCTCAATATCATCTGGATCGTTCTCGGCGGCGCGTGGATGGCGTTCGGCTGGCTGGTTGCCGCCGTCATCATGGCGATCACGATCATAGGGATTCCCTGGGCGCGGGCCGCGTTCAACATCGCGGCCTATACCTTGTTCCCGTTCGGCTTCACGGCGGTCTCTCGCGACCTCTATACCGGGCAGGAAGATATCGGCACCGGGCCGCTCGGGGTAATCGGCAACATCATCTGGCTGGTGCTGGCGGGATGGTGGCTGGCGCTCGGGCACGTCATCACGGCCGTGGTGCTGGCCGTGACCATCATCGGGATTCCCTTTGCCTGGGCGCATCTGAAGCTTGCCGGAATCGCGCTATGGCCGATCGGCAAGATCATCGTTCCCACGGCTTAA
- a CDS encoding amidohydrolase family protein yields the protein MNAHQSGTPKPCPGPDRHPKRPAFAMPPGACDTHVHVFGPQAEFPFSKQRSYTPEDCTYEDLLRLHAALGIDRAVIVHGGAHGTDNRATLAALDRNPGKLRGVAVIPSGLPRPELEDMNRRGMRGSRMSTVVSGGASFAHLRGLAEETFDLGWHLVLHFNAATELVDVAPQLLQIRSSFVLDHLARISAAEGVESEPFRTLLRLIDTDRCWIKLASLYRLSSEPYPHHDMLPMIRKVVELRPDRVLWGSNWPHPICPVPMPNDGDLVDLIPLWLPDSRTQQLALVENPALLYGFEPTAGAHP from the coding sequence ATGAACGCGCATCAATCCGGCACGCCGAAACCCTGCCCTGGCCCCGACCGCCACCCGAAACGTCCGGCCTTTGCGATGCCGCCGGGCGCGTGCGACACGCACGTTCATGTCTTTGGACCTCAGGCCGAGTTTCCCTTCAGCAAGCAGCGCAGCTACACACCCGAGGACTGCACGTACGAAGACCTGCTGCGGCTTCATGCGGCGCTGGGAATCGATCGCGCCGTCATCGTTCACGGCGGCGCACATGGCACCGACAATCGGGCCACACTCGCGGCCCTCGACCGAAATCCCGGGAAGCTTCGCGGCGTCGCCGTGATCCCGTCCGGCTTGCCACGGCCTGAACTGGAGGACATGAACCGGCGCGGCATGCGCGGCAGTCGCATGTCGACCGTAGTCAGCGGCGGCGCTTCGTTCGCGCATCTCCGTGGACTGGCCGAGGAAACCTTCGACCTGGGCTGGCACCTCGTGCTGCACTTCAATGCCGCAACCGAACTGGTGGATGTGGCGCCGCAGCTCCTGCAAATTCGAAGCTCGTTTGTGCTCGATCACCTTGCCCGGATCAGCGCGGCCGAGGGCGTCGAGTCCGAGCCGTTCCGAACGCTGCTGCGACTGATCGATACCGACCGTTGCTGGATCAAGCTTGCCAGCCTTTATCGCTTGTCGTCCGAACCCTATCCTCATCATGACATGCTGCCGATGATCCGAAAGGTCGTCGAATTGCGTCCGGACCGCGTCCTGTGGGGCAGTAACTGGCCGCATCCGATCTGTCCCGTGCCGATGCCGAATGACGGGGATCTGGTCGATCTGATTCCGCTGTGGCTGCCGGACAGCCGCACACAGCAACTTGCATTGGTCGAAAATCCCGCTTTGCTTTACGGTTTCGAGCCGACAGCCGGAGCACACCCATGA
- a CDS encoding copper chaperone PCu(A)C, producing the protein MTTVVRDIFVFVTAAIFVAASLLIATAAGAHEFKVGALDIGHPWSRPTPKDANVAGGYLTITNKGKTADRLIGGASPAAGQIEVHEMVDVDGVTKTRPLANGIEIKPGKTIELKPGALRIVLLGLKEPFEIGQKIKGTLVFEKAGPVEIVYNVEENPGAAVSGVAGAQHKHH; encoded by the coding sequence ATGACGACCGTCGTCAGAGATATCTTTGTGTTTGTCACCGCGGCCATTTTTGTCGCAGCGAGTTTGCTCATTGCGACTGCGGCCGGCGCGCACGAGTTCAAGGTCGGCGCCCTCGACATCGGTCACCCCTGGTCGCGCCCGACCCCGAAAGACGCCAACGTTGCGGGCGGCTATCTCACCATCACCAACAAGGGAAAGACCGCGGATCGCCTGATCGGAGGCGCCTCGCCCGCGGCCGGCCAGATCGAGGTGCACGAGATGGTCGATGTGGACGGCGTGACCAAGACGCGCCCGCTCGCCAACGGCATCGAGATCAAGCCCGGCAAGACCATCGAGCTCAAGCCCGGCGCGCTTCGTATCGTGCTGCTCGGCCTCAAGGAGCCATTCGAGATTGGCCAGAAGATCAAGGGCACACTGGTGTTCGAGAAGGCCGGACCTGTCGAGATCGTCTACAACGTCGAGGAAAATCCCGGCGCCGCGGTCAGTGGCGTCGCCGGTGCACAGCACAAGCACCATTAG
- a CDS encoding transporter, producing MMLFLSLPAEAHHPGGGGNTGSGGPINTISADTLSEGLIAASVRYEFIRLGQLSDADLLAAAAKGTHAHSIRSIEAVSLSVAYGITNDFTVGVRAAGVRRSDIREPGEDMLSGGHMGIMNTNDMSSLMSPDGINRRGNSAGFGDVTMLGQYRFHNNSQTGTSAAVLFGFKAPTGSTSQRDNFGNLFEAEFQPGSGSWDGLFGAAFTKRTGRWSFDVSGLYYLISTGTQNTNLGDRFLFGTAVSYRLVGATGSSKEVELHEYCMQPRNQLQEHCLYHANHDHSDMMKTPYTLDLVLELNGEWHNKQRIAGIPDPNSGGTTVYVSPGVRVGFDRFSGFVSVGVPIVNQHNGIQSKPDYRVLTGIGARLN from the coding sequence ATGATGCTTTTTCTTTCGCTACCTGCAGAAGCGCATCATCCCGGCGGCGGCGGCAATACCGGTAGCGGCGGTCCCATCAACACCATCTCAGCCGACACCCTTTCCGAAGGACTGATCGCTGCATCCGTTCGCTACGAATTCATCCGGCTGGGCCAGCTCAGCGATGCCGACCTGCTCGCCGCGGCAGCCAAGGGCACGCACGCGCATTCGATCCGCTCGATCGAGGCCGTCTCGCTTTCGGTCGCCTACGGCATCACCAATGACTTCACCGTTGGCGTTCGTGCCGCCGGCGTCCGCCGCTCGGATATCCGCGAACCCGGGGAAGACATGCTGAGCGGCGGCCATATGGGCATCATGAATACGAACGACATGAGCAGCCTGATGAGCCCCGACGGCATCAACCGGCGCGGCAATTCCGCGGGCTTCGGCGACGTAACGATGCTCGGGCAATATCGCTTCCACAACAATTCGCAGACCGGAACGTCAGCTGCCGTGCTGTTTGGATTCAAGGCGCCGACCGGCAGCACGAGCCAGCGCGACAACTTCGGCAACCTTTTCGAGGCCGAATTCCAGCCGGGTTCAGGCTCGTGGGACGGCCTGTTCGGCGCTGCCTTCACCAAGCGCACAGGCCGCTGGTCGTTCGACGTGAGCGGCCTCTATTATCTGATCAGCACCGGCACGCAAAACACCAATCTCGGCGATCGCTTCCTGTTCGGCACCGCCGTATCGTATCGCCTGGTCGGCGCCACCGGCTCGTCGAAAGAGGTGGAGCTGCACGAATACTGCATGCAGCCCCGCAACCAGCTGCAGGAGCATTGTCTCTATCACGCCAATCACGACCACAGCGACATGATGAAGACGCCCTACACGCTCGACCTCGTTCTCGAGCTCAATGGCGAGTGGCACAACAAGCAGCGGATCGCAGGCATTCCGGATCCCAATTCGGGCGGCACCACCGTCTATGTCTCGCCCGGCGTGCGCGTGGGCTTCGATCGCTTCTCGGGCTTCGTCTCCGTCGGCGTGCCGATCGTCAACCAGCACAACGGCATCCAGTCCAAGCCCGATTACCGCGTGCTCACGGGGATCGGCGCGCGGCTGAATTGA
- a CDS encoding LLM class flavin-dependent oxidoreductase, which yields MRPLEFGWYLPTHGDTTAYGLMDAQIPGSPELCDRVVQAAEAAGFEYLLIPVGSTCWEAWISGAFMAARSSSIKPLIAARPGYINPVLLAKMISTFDQMSGGRICINLIAGQNESEVEGEGVRYPKETRYDLMEEEVSILKALWTTRGPVNFEGKFHKLSGAHIRPRPHQQPFPKFYLGGGSRQAWELSAKHSDVHLFWGDLPEKIASNIAEIREMARAHGREDDIGFGMRLQVICRENEADAWEAADQLVRHATERQKQEMKTLYNKSEANLRVQQLAREHGDLLLPHLWTGITKVRPGAGIAVVGNPVQCADTLQQFIDAGCHSFCLSGYLHDEEAERFGRLMRPILAEKNRGRWAA from the coding sequence ATGCGTCCGCTCGAATTCGGCTGGTATCTGCCCACGCATGGCGACACCACGGCCTATGGCCTGATGGATGCGCAGATTCCGGGCTCGCCCGAACTGTGCGACCGCGTGGTGCAGGCGGCGGAAGCGGCCGGTTTTGAATATCTCCTGATTCCGGTCGGCTCGACATGCTGGGAGGCCTGGATATCAGGCGCCTTCATGGCGGCGCGGTCGTCATCGATCAAGCCGCTGATTGCGGCGCGGCCCGGCTACATCAACCCGGTGCTGCTGGCGAAAATGATCTCGACTTTCGACCAGATGTCGGGCGGGCGCATCTGCATCAATCTGATCGCCGGCCAGAACGAGAGCGAGGTCGAAGGCGAGGGCGTGCGCTACCCCAAGGAAACGCGTTACGACCTGATGGAGGAGGAAGTCTCGATCCTCAAGGCGCTGTGGACCACGCGCGGGCCGGTAAACTTTGAAGGAAAATTTCACAAACTGTCCGGCGCGCACATCAGGCCGCGCCCGCACCAGCAGCCGTTTCCAAAATTCTATCTCGGCGGCGGCTCGCGCCAGGCCTGGGAATTGTCGGCCAAGCATTCCGACGTGCATCTGTTCTGGGGCGACCTGCCGGAAAAGATCGCCTCGAACATTGCCGAGATCAGGGAGATGGCGCGCGCGCATGGCCGCGAAGACGACATCGGCTTCGGCATGCGGCTGCAGGTGATCTGCCGCGAAAACGAAGCGGACGCCTGGGAGGCCGCCGATCAACTGGTGCGCCACGCCACCGAGCGGCAGAAGCAGGAAATGAAGACGCTTTATAACAAGTCGGAAGCGAACCTGCGCGTGCAGCAGCTTGCGCGCGAGCATGGCGATCTGTTGCTGCCGCATCTGTGGACCGGCATCACCAAGGTCCGCCCCGGCGCCGGCATCGCCGTCGTCGGCAATCCCGTCCAGTGCGCCGACACGCTGCAGCAATTCATCGATGCCGGCTGTCATTCGTTCTGCCTGTCCGGCTATCTGCATGACGAGGAGGCCGAGCGTTTCGGCCGGCTGATGCGGCCCATTCTGGCCGAGAAAAATCGCGGCCGGTGGGCGGCGTAA
- a CDS encoding type II toxin-antitoxin system RelE family toxin, whose product MPFAIILAPEAVEDLRRLTANVRTTVRTALETHLRDEPEKVSRSRIKRLRGLRRPQYRLRVDEVRVFYDVSGTTVEILAIVAKSEAESWLAQFGNPG is encoded by the coding sequence ATGCCTTTCGCCATCATACTCGCTCCGGAAGCCGTCGAAGACCTCAGGAGGCTGACGGCGAATGTTCGGACAACGGTACGGACCGCGCTCGAGACGCATCTGCGAGACGAGCCTGAAAAGGTAAGCCGTAGTCGCATCAAACGATTACGAGGATTGCGCCGTCCGCAATATCGGCTGCGCGTGGACGAGGTCCGGGTGTTCTATGATGTTTCCGGCACGACCGTCGAAATTTTGGCGATCGTAGCCAAATCGGAGGCTGAGTCATGGCTCGCACAATTCGGAAATCCGGGATGA
- a CDS encoding methyl-accepting chemotaxis protein produces MRNLTVYQRFAMIIAALTIVLFAVSALQILVLRDATLDERRTTVRDLVEAATKVLAHYEGEAKAGRIEPDRARQMAFASINSMRWGEYSDYIGVYGTGSSDAGVTYVHANPKYINVNRWDFKDKSGKLLIQDIVRTARAGGGFVEYLAPRSAGGDELRKVSYVGAFGAGDKALALQAGAYVDDIDAVVFRRMIWAGIAGLAGLAIAAFAAFWLGRGLVGPLNRTCSAMDELIKGNLAVEIPFADRTNEVGRIARSLQVFKDHLVETTRLRTEQEAMKTRSAEDRRTDLSRIADEFERSIGGVIRGTATAADELQGSASSMSTIAVGTTDQSAKVAAAAEQTASNVQTVAASAEELSSSIQEISRQVTQSSSIAQNAVGQANRTEAMVGRLVEASQKIGEVMALIQTIAGQTNLLALNATIEAARAGEAGRGFAVVANEVKALSSQTAKATDEITSQIQEIRDATGSTVNAIREIGTTIGQMNEITGSIAAAVEEQGAATNEIARSVQQAAQGAQEVMQNITGVREASSKVNAAATLVLNAAAQLTSQSEQLETETGKFLDNIRAA; encoded by the coding sequence ATGCGTAACCTCACCGTCTACCAGCGTTTTGCGATGATCATTGCGGCGCTGACGATCGTGCTATTTGCCGTCTCCGCCCTGCAGATCCTGGTGTTGCGCGATGCGACGCTCGACGAGCGGCGCACCACGGTCCGCGATCTCGTCGAGGCCGCGACAAAGGTTCTCGCCCACTATGAGGGGGAGGCCAAGGCCGGCAGGATCGAGCCGGATAGAGCGCGCCAGATGGCCTTTGCCTCGATCAACTCCATGCGCTGGGGCGAATATTCGGACTATATCGGCGTCTACGGCACGGGCAGCTCGGATGCGGGCGTCACCTATGTGCATGCCAATCCCAAATACATCAACGTCAACCGCTGGGACTTCAAGGACAAGAGCGGCAAGCTGTTGATCCAGGACATCGTGCGGACGGCGCGCGCCGGCGGCGGTTTTGTCGAGTATCTGGCACCCCGGTCGGCCGGTGGCGACGAACTTCGCAAGGTCTCCTATGTCGGAGCCTTTGGCGCGGGCGACAAGGCTCTCGCGCTTCAGGCGGGCGCCTATGTCGACGATATCGACGCCGTGGTCTTTCGCCGGATGATCTGGGCCGGGATCGCCGGCCTGGCCGGGCTCGCCATCGCGGCATTCGCGGCGTTCTGGCTTGGCCGTGGCCTGGTCGGCCCCCTCAACAGAACCTGCTCGGCCATGGACGAGCTGATTAAGGGCAATCTTGCGGTCGAAATTCCGTTCGCCGATCGGACCAACGAGGTCGGCCGGATTGCGCGAAGCCTGCAGGTCTTCAAGGATCATCTGGTAGAAACGACGCGGCTCCGCACCGAGCAGGAAGCGATGAAGACGCGCTCCGCCGAGGACCGGCGGACGGATCTGTCCCGTATCGCCGACGAATTCGAGCGCAGCATCGGTGGGGTCATCCGCGGCACCGCCACCGCCGCCGACGAGCTGCAGGGATCGGCTTCGTCGATGTCCACGATCGCGGTGGGGACGACGGATCAGAGCGCCAAGGTCGCGGCCGCAGCCGAGCAGACCGCATCGAACGTTCAAACCGTTGCGGCCTCCGCGGAAGAGCTGTCGTCCTCGATCCAGGAAATCTCGCGGCAGGTCACCCAGTCTTCGTCAATTGCCCAGAACGCGGTCGGACAGGCCAACCGGACCGAGGCCATGGTCGGTCGCCTGGTCGAGGCCTCCCAAAAAATCGGCGAGGTCATGGCGCTGATCCAGACCATCGCGGGTCAGACGAATCTGCTGGCCTTGAACGCGACCATCGAGGCCGCCCGGGCCGGCGAGGCCGGCAGGGGTTTTGCCGTCGTGGCTAACGAGGTCAAGGCGCTGTCGTCGCAAACCGCAAAGGCTACCGACGAAATCACCAGCCAGATCCAGGAAATTCGCGATGCGACCGGCTCGACGGTCAACGCAATCCGCGAGATCGGCACCACGATCGGGCAGATGAACGAAATCACCGGCTCCATTGCGGCCGCTGTCGAAGAACAGGGCGCTGCGACCAACGAGATTGCCCGCAGCGTGCAGCAGGCGGCACAAGGCGCCCAGGAGGTGATGCAAAACATCACGGGCGTCCGCGAAGCGTCGAGCAAGGTCAACGCTGCCGCGACCCTCGTCTTGAATGCAGCAGCCCAGCTCACCTCGCAATCCGAGCAGCTCGAGACCGAAACCGGCAAATTCCTCGACAACATCCGCGCCGCGTGA
- a CDS encoding VOC family protein yields MTRLRSVFLTSENPEAAARFYEQVAQLPMEKVGAEGGYVYWRLDRDGMQLAIHDAKAFADYAHPALPNSNLTHLYFSIEDQPRFLAHLESLGFAPYAKDDIVVTVVDPDGRKVLFGTA; encoded by the coding sequence ATGACGAGGCTGCGCAGCGTTTTCTTAACCTCCGAAAACCCTGAGGCAGCGGCTCGCTTTTACGAGCAGGTCGCCCAGCTACCGATGGAAAAGGTAGGGGCCGAAGGCGGTTATGTCTATTGGCGACTGGATCGAGATGGCATGCAACTGGCAATCCACGACGCGAAGGCGTTTGCCGACTACGCTCATCCCGCGTTGCCAAACTCGAACCTGACCCACCTCTACTTCAGCATCGAGGATCAGCCCCGCTTCCTTGCGCATCTGGAAAGCCTGGGATTCGCGCCATACGCCAAGGACGACATTGTCGTCACCGTGGTCGATCCCGATGGTCGAAAGGTGTTGTTTGGAACTGCCTGA
- a CDS encoding Bug family tripartite tricarboxylate transporter substrate binding protein: MRHLISVLSALVMGSLIGQAAHAEFPERGIKIVVPFPAGGSNDVVARLLGTRLSQLWGQTVVIDNRGGGGGNVGAEAVARSPADGYTLLLTAPGPLVVNQSLYSKLSFNPAEDFTPIALIASVPIVLAVNPGVKAATVSELIALAKASPGKLNFGSSGLGSTNHLAGELLKARAGIDIVHVPYRGAAPAMNDLISGEMPMMFDNMPAVRPQVQGGKIRALAVAGAARSPLFPELPTMVEAGVANFEASSWFGLVAPAKVPPDVAKALIEAVSKVMSEPDMAKRLADVGAEPGTLSGDAFGAFLRTEVDKWGEVVKTSGAKVE, from the coding sequence ATGCGGCATCTCATTTCCGTGCTGTCGGCCCTCGTCATGGGATCGCTGATCGGGCAGGCCGCGCACGCTGAATTCCCCGAGCGCGGCATCAAGATCGTGGTCCCGTTTCCGGCGGGTGGATCGAATGACGTGGTGGCGCGCCTGCTGGGGACCCGACTGTCTCAACTTTGGGGGCAGACCGTAGTCATCGACAATCGCGGCGGCGGCGGCGGCAATGTCGGAGCCGAGGCGGTGGCGCGTTCGCCGGCCGATGGCTACACGCTGCTGCTCACGGCGCCGGGACCGCTGGTGGTCAATCAATCGCTGTATTCAAAACTGTCGTTCAATCCGGCAGAGGATTTCACCCCGATCGCCCTGATCGCATCGGTCCCGATCGTGCTGGCGGTGAATCCAGGCGTGAAAGCGGCGACGGTGTCCGAACTGATCGCGCTGGCCAAGGCGTCGCCGGGCAAGCTCAATTTCGGATCGTCGGGTCTCGGCTCGACCAATCATCTTGCCGGCGAACTGCTGAAAGCGCGGGCCGGCATCGATATCGTTCATGTGCCGTATCGCGGCGCGGCGCCGGCGATGAACGACCTGATCTCTGGCGAGATGCCGATGATGTTCGACAACATGCCGGCCGTTCGTCCGCAGGTGCAGGGTGGCAAGATCCGCGCGTTGGCCGTCGCGGGCGCTGCGCGCTCGCCGCTTTTTCCCGAGCTTCCGACCATGGTCGAAGCAGGTGTTGCGAATTTCGAGGCGTCGTCGTGGTTCGGCCTTGTTGCACCCGCCAAGGTGCCGCCCGACGTCGCGAAAGCGCTGATCGAAGCCGTCAGCAAGGTGATGAGCGAGCCTGATATGGCGAAGCGGCTGGCCGATGTCGGCGCCGAGCCCGGCACGTTGTCCGGCGACGCATTCGGCGCTTTCCTGCGCACCGAGGTCGACAAATGGGGCGAGGTGGTGAAAACCTCCGGCGCCAAGGTCGAGTGA
- a CDS encoding carboxymuconolactone decarboxylase family protein has product MTKKAASLDELKSRYESMIGFTPPKIAKRLELGMRVDPDLVTTLEDWRIAALTPDALDQKSVQLMAFAILLVQTSEAAANHAKAAIKAGATLEELHASAGIAALFRGVAAFNMAGEILADLFPEAGRKE; this is encoded by the coding sequence ATGACGAAGAAGGCAGCCTCACTGGACGAACTGAAGTCGCGCTACGAATCCATGATCGGCTTCACGCCACCCAAAATCGCGAAGCGACTCGAACTTGGCATGCGCGTCGATCCGGATCTGGTTACGACGCTGGAGGATTGGCGGATCGCGGCGCTGACGCCGGATGCGCTGGATCAGAAATCCGTGCAACTGATGGCTTTCGCCATTCTGCTGGTGCAGACCTCGGAAGCCGCGGCAAATCACGCCAAGGCTGCGATCAAGGCGGGCGCAACGCTGGAAGAACTGCATGCGAGCGCCGGAATCGCAGCTTTGTTCCGCGGCGTGGCAGCCTTTAATATGGCCGGCGAAATTCTTGCCGATCTATTTCCCGAGGCTGGACGGAAGGAGTGA
- a CDS encoding type II toxin-antitoxin system Phd/YefM family antitoxin codes for MKEVPLSEIKDDLSRYLREAETQEIVITRHGKPAGVLIGFESEDDWFEYRLEHDPRFLRRIEQARSSLSAGLGVRLEDIEQE; via the coding sequence ATGAAGGAAGTCCCCCTGTCCGAAATCAAGGACGATCTGTCTCGATACCTGCGCGAGGCGGAGACCCAGGAGATCGTCATTACTCGCCATGGTAAACCGGCGGGCGTGCTGATCGGCTTTGAATCTGAAGACGACTGGTTCGAATACCGTCTCGAACATGACCCACGCTTCCTGCGCCGCATTGAACAGGCGCGCAGCAGCTTGAGCGCCGGACTTGGGGTCAGGCTCGAAGACATTGAACAGGAATAG
- a CDS encoding universal stress protein — protein MYKKVLLAYDGSVEGRRALREGAKLAQLCRSEVFLLAVVEVSSIMTPEAGLTIPIELQTEDYKAILNEGTERLKALGFSPTARLEVGDAGQKIAEVAEEIGAHLVVVGHHPQGKLARWFGSIGSYLVKRLRCSVLVGQTEISDAEFERLKPAAEATSG, from the coding sequence ATGTATAAGAAGGTTCTTCTCGCCTATGACGGTTCGGTCGAGGGGCGGCGCGCGTTGCGGGAGGGCGCAAAGCTCGCACAACTCTGCCGTTCCGAGGTCTTTTTGCTCGCCGTCGTCGAGGTTTCCTCGATCATGACGCCCGAGGCCGGGCTCACGATCCCGATCGAACTGCAGACCGAGGATTACAAGGCCATCCTGAACGAAGGCACCGAGCGGCTGAAGGCGCTGGGATTTTCGCCGACCGCGCGGCTCGAGGTCGGCGATGCCGGGCAGAAAATTGCCGAGGTTGCCGAGGAAATCGGCGCGCATCTCGTCGTCGTCGGCCACCACCCGCAGGGGAAGCTGGCGCGGTGGTTCGGCTCGATCGGCAGCTATCTGGTCAAGCGCCTGCGCTGCAGCGTGCTGGTGGGCCAGACCGAGATCAGCGATGCCGAGTTCGAGCGGCTGAAGCCGGCGGCTGAGGCAACCTCGGGATAA
- a CDS encoding GntR family transcriptional regulator — MSDARITAVPASATLSTTLVARLRNAIMRGELLPGSKLNLDRLRTAFGVSLSPLREALCRLENDGLVALIDQRGYRVTPVSASNLTEIIRLRVELEGLAIKEAIEHGDIAWEGRILAALHQLSRCKRGARSAAEQEAWETAHRAFHAELISACQMPLLRQFCATLHDQSDRYRRIFLKKHEPDRNVPAEHTALAHAMIERRTRDATRILREHIERTGRNVQAALLLTSK, encoded by the coding sequence ATGAGCGACGCACGCATCACCGCCGTTCCGGCATCCGCCACTCTGTCCACGACGCTTGTTGCCCGCCTGCGGAACGCGATCATGCGCGGCGAATTGCTGCCGGGAAGCAAGCTCAATCTGGACCGGCTGCGTACCGCCTTCGGCGTCAGCCTCAGTCCGCTGCGCGAAGCACTCTGCCGTCTCGAAAATGATGGCTTGGTCGCCTTGATCGACCAGCGCGGTTACCGGGTCACCCCGGTCTCTGCAAGTAACCTCACCGAAATTATCCGGCTTCGCGTCGAACTCGAAGGCCTGGCCATCAAGGAGGCAATCGAACACGGCGACATCGCTTGGGAAGGTCGTATCCTTGCGGCACTGCATCAACTGAGCCGCTGCAAGCGTGGCGCGCGATCTGCGGCGGAGCAGGAAGCTTGGGAAACCGCGCATCGCGCGTTCCATGCCGAGCTGATTTCCGCGTGCCAGATGCCGCTACTCCGCCAGTTTTGTGCCACCCTGCACGATCAGAGCGATCGCTATCGCCGCATTTTTCTCAAGAAGCATGAGCCAGACCGCAACGTACCCGCTGAGCATACAGCGCTCGCGCATGCGATGATTGAGCGTCGTACGCGTGACGCCACACGGATCTTGCGTGAGCATATCGAACGCACCGGACGCAACGTCCAAGCTGCACTACTGCTCACCTCGAAATAG